The DNA segment tcccttctctctagaTGGGAGTCTTGCCATGTTGtttcagtcagttctctcctcccactatgtAGGTTCCAAGGATCGAACTCACATCATCAGGctcggcagcaagcacctttacccaccggACAATCTTTCCTGCCCCAGAAAGCATTTTTACAGTCCATCCACATGTGCTGGGACATCTCTGACCTCCCCTGACTCTTCCAgcatcctcctgtgtctgccctcTCCCCTGGAGCCTGGATATGTAGCGTGGGGAGGCGATGCTCCCTGGTGGttcctatttgttttttttcatgcATCCCTATTAAATTAGAGGTACCCCTGAGGGTTgtacccatttctttttcttttatggcaCCTCTTTTAAATGTAGGGTCAAGGCTTAAATTAGTAAACTTGGTCCCTAATGAAGGTGGAACCTAAGTTCCAGAGACGCAAGTGTGGCCCAGACCTCCCATTGGTCTGTTTCAGGGGATGGTACCTGGATGGTAAGTTGCCTCACGGTATACTCTGGGTGTTCTTTCATGCTCTGGATGCGGATCTGGAAGGGCCCATAGGTTTCCTCGTCTGTGGGCCAGTAATGCACACATTTCTAGAAGGGAGGGATCTGGGAGTCAGAGTGGGACGATCCATTGATGGAGCAATGATAGTGCAGCAGAGAGAGGCCTAACATCCCCTCCTCCTATCTCATCCCATGACCCAGGCCAGTGCCTGGAGACTGGCTCTCCCAAGCTAAATCACCCACCCACATTTTGGCTGTGAACAGCTTCCCTGGGGTCTATGTATCTCAGGaatcttccccagggaaatgACCTGGGACCCGTCAGTGTTATCAGCTCCCATCGAGGCTTCTGGTCTGCTCTGCATGGGTGGTGTTCGAAGGGAGGCTACAGCCCATTCTGGGTGACCCTGCCTCTTACCTCCTTGCCCTCTCGGAGCTGGGTGagcatgacaatgagacacactTCCTCTTGCCACACCATCTCCCAGAAGTCCGCCACAGTGTTTGGCATGGGGCCCTGGGTGGCAATGTAGACCTTTTCCTGCCCATCATAGCCCTGGGGAGGCAAGCACAGAAGAGAGAGGCTGTGGGTTCACACTCAAAGCCAGTGAACATGAGCacttagatacacacacacacacacacacacacacacacacacacacaccccagaagccACATGCTGGAAGAGGATATGGGATCCATGATGAGAaacacctgagttcaaattcctggCCTGCTGTTCCCTAGTTACGAGGCCAGAACCACATTCCTGGCCTCTGTGagactcagtttctccacctAGAGATTGGGTCTAGTGATTACCTCATAACATAGCATGAATTAAACTCAAAAATTTATATTGGCAGTCTCTCAGATGGCAGGCACCATATACATGTTTATTCCTGTCTTCTGCTTTCTTCTAGCGCAAGAAATAATAGTCTTCAATATTTGTAAGAACGTTTCACATTTCATGAATCACTTTTATATATTTGGCACCCAAATCCAGCATACTCTTCCTAATCTGTTCAACCCCCTTCCATCCTCCTTAGCTTCCACCGTCCTTCCATCGTCCATGCAGCCCGCTATTCGCCTGGTTCCTGCTGCCAAGCAAGCAGAGGACCGCTTATCTCCTAGCTTTCTGCCCGACAACACTGCCTCCCAGCACCCCAGACTACCGTCCTACCACATGTGGCCACAAGGGGGCACTGCTTTCCCATCCACCTACCACGCCAGGTGAAAAATTGGGCTAGATGGCCCATCTTGCTTGGAGGGTGCTATTAGCTGGACATCCATCAGTCTCTACAAAGGAGGTGCTACTTGGTACAGAGTAGAGAGGGTTGGGGGGCAAATGAGTGGGAGAGGAGATGACAGATTCCTACTTCTGCTGGCTTTGTGCATCTTGTAGGAGCCAACTagcctttaaaaagaaactagtGACTAGGCTCAGCTATGTCAACCCATTGCCACATAGAGAGAGTTGTCATGGACAGGGTAACAGTGTGGGTTAGGAAAATTTAACATCTTTTCTAGGTCGATTTGGGGGGTCTTTCGGTGTGttgttgtcccccccccccccccccaggcccccAGGCCAAGTCACAGCTGGATGGTATCACGTGgcgttttcatttttaaaaacagtcctGCCCCCACTGCTGCCACAGCCAGACACTCACTCGGATGTAGTTGGCATTGATGTAGTCGCCATCTTCCTGGCTCTGGGCCCGGCCAAGACAGACACGACTCTGGGGATCTAGGAAGTAAGATCCGTGAAGGTGAAGGTCAGAGGGGACCAACAAACGCAGATTCTAATAGAGTCAGAGGGAAGAGCGTCCTTACACCGTTCACCATGCTTTGTGGACAGCAGGCATTCAGTTGAATTGCTTTATAGACAGGTAGCATAATACCTGtgcattataaaatataatatttcgGATGAGTTGGTGGtagcgcacacttttaatcccagcacttgggaggcagaggcaggaggatctctgtgagttcgaggccagcctggtctaccaagcgagctacaggacaggctccaaagctacagagaaaccctgtctcgaaaagcaaaacaacaacaacataattcTACAACAATAGGGATCCACATGTTTTTTGAGCAGGAAAGTGATATAACCAAAGCCGAACTATTATCTGAACGATGCTGTATAGGACAGACCACAGAGCTGCAGAGACCGATTGGGATATTGTCATATTTTAGCCTTGAGATCAGCGAGGGTATAAAATGGGAGGTAACTGATAGGAATGAAAGAGATTctgcaaagaaaaaaacttaTCTTTTCTGATTATGAATACAAGCTTCAGATGAATACATTGTTATCTAAGCTATCACTCGACCATGAGGGATATCGGCCTCTCTCTCCAAAGGTGTGGGTCTTTTCCCAATCAAACCGGATGAGGGATGAAGGAGCTGGCTGCCCCACTTTGGTGGTTGTAGAACTTGCTAGAATTAGGCCAAGGCCAAAGGCTAACACTCACTTGGATGGGTGTTTGCAGAGCCTTGCTCTGAACAGAGCAGGCAGCGAGCTGGGAGGCTCGGCCCAGAGCAGGACCCTTGTGCTCGGCTGAGTTAGAGCACAGCTCTGGAAGCCACTGTAGAAGGCTCCAGGACTCAAGCCTGCCTCTGAAAAGAGGGGGTTCAAGGCCTGGGTCTGTCTGTGTGCGCTCACCCCTACCACAGAGGCCCACAGTAAACTTCTGCAAATGTTATCTTGTAATTGCTATCTCTCTTCTAACTGTCAGGGTGGTGGTAGTATTTCTCTGTTGAAATACGATGTCTCAAGCATTGTGCTTCCTCCTTGGCTgaggtgggttgttttttttttttttttaatttttattttatttatttttgttaaggtCTCATATAAAccaagctagcctagaacttgctagaTAGtggagactggccttgaattcctaatcctccaCTCGCACCTCCAAGTGCTCGGATTATTACAGGCacgcaccactatgcctggcttcaaGGTATATATCTTGCCTTCTCAAGTTCTTCACCCCCCGAGGACACTGCCCCCTTCATACCCACTGTGGTCCTTACTTGGCAAGATGGTCTTGTATCGGTCCTTGGAAGCATGGCCAGGGATGTCCAGGTCTTCAGGGCTGACAAAGTTTGAGGGGATCTTCTGGTGGGGGAGTAAGTGTGTTAACATCTGGCCCCAGcctccttttctccccttccACCCAATGCACACGTAAGGACAACCTTCTCTCCTGAGCCTTGGAGATCTTCCCCAAGGACCACAAGGAGAAGAGAGGCTGCGGAATCCATGATGGAATCCATGACGGTCTGATACGGAAGGGCAAGGTGATGTGGAGGGGACCCCAACTTCTTACCAAGAATTCCTCCTCTAGCTGCTTGGGGCTGGGTGGCTGGTGCTGTAGACCCCAGCGTGTAAGGGGGTGTCCGGCTGTGCGCAGAAAGTGTATGGTGACCTCCCGGGGTGTATTCACCGAGCAGATGGGTTCCACAGCCCCCAAAGACCGAACATCCAGCATCAGAGCTACGCTGGAGCCCCTTCTGCAAGCATAGCCAGCCAGTGCCCAGTGAACATCCCCTAGCGCCTGCTTTCCTTTCAACGACTTGTTGCAGAGCTTGTCTGAGGAGGCCACAGCTAGTCTTTCTCCTGACCTAGAGGCTCGGGGCACTCAGGG comes from the Onychomys torridus chromosome 11, mOncTor1.1, whole genome shotgun sequence genome and includes:
- the Ptpn7 gene encoding tyrosine-protein phosphatase non-receptor type 7 isoform X1, translating into MVQACEGRSRAQPPTLSLGATMTQPPPTKAPAKKHVRLQERRGSSVALMLDVRSLGAVEPICSVNTPREVTIHFLRTAGHPLTRWGLQHQPPSPKQLEEEFLIPSNFVSPEDLDIPGHASKDRYKTILPNPQSRVCLGRAQSQEDGDYINANYIRGYDGQEKVYIATQGPMPNTVADFWEMVWQEEVCLIVMLTQLREGKEKCVHYWPTDEETYGPFQIRIQSMKEHPEYTVRQLTIQHQEECRSVKHVLFSAWPDHQTPESAGPLLRLMAEVESPETAANSGPIVVHCSAGIGRTGCFIAAHIGCQQLKARGEVDILGIVCQLRLDRGGMIQTAEQYQFLHHTLALYAAQLPQEPSP
- the Ptpn7 gene encoding tyrosine-protein phosphatase non-receptor type 7 isoform X2, with amino-acid sequence MVQACEGRSRAQPPTLSLGATMTQPPPTKAPAKKHVRLQERRGSSVALMLDVRSLGAVEPICSVNTPREVTIHFLRTAGHPLTRWGLQHQPPSPKQLEEEFLKIPSNFVSPEDLDIPGHASKDRYKTILPNPQSRVCLGRAQSQEDGDYINANYIRGYDGQEKVYIATQGPMPNTVADFWEMVWQEEVCLIVMLTQLREGKEKCVHYWPTDEETYGPFQIRIQSMKEHPEYTVRQLTIQHQEECRSVKHVLFSAWPDHQTPESAGPLLRLMAEVESPETAANSGPIVVHCSAGIGRTGCFIAAHIGCQQLKARGEVDILGIVCQLRLDRGGMIQTAEQYQFLHHTLALYAAQLPQEPSP